Proteins encoded in a region of the Canis lupus dingo isolate Sandy chromosome 17, ASM325472v2, whole genome shotgun sequence genome:
- the LOC125752760 gene encoding filaggrin-2-like isoform X20 yields the protein MTDLLRSVVTVIDVFYKYTKQDGECGTLSKDELKELLEKEFRPILKNPDDPDTVDVIMHMLDRDHDRRLDFTEFLLMVFKLAMACNKVLSKEYCKASGSKKHRRGHRHQKEESETEEEEEDTQGRKSGYRHSSWSEGEEHGYGSEGLRGSVKHRHGSNSRRLGRQGGLSSSGNQEQLEKRRHGSSSGHSWSSGKERHGSSSGELEERRNKSYVSPSRESEKEYESGSESKSGRRKGHSSLSHGLDASGHKSNSTQSRKSGGQKLGSSSRGSGDKGSQNYACGSSNSGGCGKPQNASSSCQEGRFGGQGNQSSCTQSGYQSGSSGGQDHGCISGGQSSGYCEHEPRSCSQSSSQRKYGSRACGQTQNGGRQQRTGSNQSCCCEQYGSETSQSSSYGQHGSGSCGHFSNSHQKGSGSNGFSKCGQYGSGSGQSSSFGQHESGSGQSSGCGHGSGSCQSSGFGQHGSGSGQSSGLCQHGSGSGQSSGFGQHGSGSGQSSGCGHGSGSCQSSGFGQHGSGSGQYSGLGQHVSSSAQSSGFGQHGSGSGQYSGLGQHGSGSGQSSGFGQHGSGSGQSSGFGQHGSGSGRSSGFGQHGSSSGQSSGFGQHGSGSGQSSSFGQHGSGTGQSSGFSSGFGQNCSGSEMSSSSGQSSGFGQCGSGSGQSSGFGQHGSGTHQTSSSGQHRYSSGQSSSFGFGSSTHQSPSFGTGSGHLLGSGQESTARQSSYGQHGSGSGQSSTFGNGSCSGNSSKPDQHESSSRKSSSKNQRDFSSIQSSGCDNQQTRVGGQECYETSSGKGSQQCRKSKSDSAKSQRRETAKGRQGTTHGQSEDTSGYAQSGHGQTSRTESSITSRSSVGESSDNQGHSGVPQVHTGSPQDHSGSQHRESESTVKGRQGTTHRQSGDLIGHAQSGHGQATRTQTSRTGRRESSGSESSDTERHSGVPQAHTGFPQGHSGSQHGESGSSVQGRHGSTHGHSGDTSGHAHADHEQATRTQSSRIDRRESSGSEYSDTENHSHVPQTHTGSPHTHAGSQHPESGSSLQRRQGTTHGQSRDTTAHAQSGHGQASRTQSSRSRRSESTVSESSDYQGHSGAPQAHTGSSHGQAGSQHPELGSTVKGRQGTPHGQSGDTSRHAHSGHGQATKTQSSRFGRRESSVTESSDTENDSGVSQTHTGSPHTHAGSQHPESGSSLQRRQGTTHGQSRDTTAHAQSGHGQASRTQSSRSRRSESTVSESSDYQGHSGAPQAHTGSSHGQVGSQHPELGSTVKGRQGTPHGQSGDTSRYAHSGHGQASRTQSSRTGRRESGGSESSDTERHSGIPHTHTESPRTHAGSQHPESGSSLQGRKETAHRQSGDTTRHAHSGHGQATRTQSSRTGRRETSGSESSDTERHSGVPQAHSGSSRGQAGSQHGESGSSVQGRQGTTHGQSGDTTTHAQSGHGQATRTQSSRTRRRGSTVSESSDTHEHLGVPQAHIGSPQSHSGSQHGESGSSVQGRQGTTHRQSGDTGGHVHSGHGEATRTQSSRTGRRESTVSESSDSQGHSGAPQAHTGSPHGQAGSQHPELGSTVKGRQGTHYGQSEDFSAHAHAGHGQATGTLSSRTGRRESGGSESSDTERHSGIPQTHTESPRTHAGSQHPESGSSLHGRKETAHRQSGDTTRHAHSGHGQATRTQSSRTGRRETSGSESSDTERHSGVPQAHSGSPRGQAGSQHGESGSSAQGRQGTTHGQSGDTTGHAESGHGQATRTQSSRTRRRGSTVSESSDTQGHSGVPQAHTGSPQSHSGSQHGESGSSVQGRQGTTHRQSGDTGGHVHSGHGEATRTQSSRTGRRESTVSESSDSQGHSGAPQAHTGSPHGQAGSQHPELGSTVKGRQGTHYGQSEDFSAHAHAGHGQATGTLSSRTGRRESGGSESSDTERHSGIPQTHTESPRTHAGSQHPESGSSLQGRKETAHRQSGDTTRYAHSGHGQATRTQSSRTGRRETSGSESSDTERHSGVPQAHSGSPRGQAGSQHGESGSSAQGRQGTTHGQSGDTTTHTESGHGQATRTQSSRTRRRGSTVSESNDTQGHLKVPNAHAGSPQGHSESQHGELGSTVKGRQGTTHRLSGDTSGHAQSGHGQATRTQSSRTRRRGYSGSESSDTQGHSGVPQVHSGSPHGQAGSQHGESDSTTKERQEYTHKHSEDTSGHAESVHGQATRTQSSRARRRGSTLSESSDTQGYSGAPQIHSGSLHGQVGSEHPESESTIKRRQVTTNRQSEDTTGNPYSGHGQATRTESSRSKRKGFSGTESSDTERHSGVPLTHTGSPHGHTGSLHGELGSTIRRRQGSTHGHSRGNSGHSGSSHTQSHDTHRLSKDNISKQSHSIHHQSRVSHSQSQHSGKQRHGSDQGWKHGSYGSAEYDYGQSGYGPSGGSRTSSRNSSPLRSLDRAENNQVSTHGQSFSRPDHTGSKAIEIIGRQRSSHGQSIDSHNKSGSSVNRRQGSFHGHSIVSHESSIDTHVQFGREGSTTRRQSSNHSVSSHGQFISARSHPESNSTLRQDFHSDNKEHSEDWGKQIHEPSGSRHGQSEFNIISIHRSNQQHLADTTSHEQVRYNTCLVRQGSSNRKSGDIQGQSGFSTNESRVDSHDQSSDSYGKSSNSRSQGIIFSHSHDSQDPAGIEEYGPTMWSGDRQKQGPESSLFRSTRIYSQNVDDKQTRNTEARGCHKRERTDSGSCYLDSNTPLYEYVQEQRCYYIE from the exons ATGACCGATCTCTTGAGAAGTGTTGTCACAGTCATTGATGTTTTCTACAAATATACCAAGCAAGATGGAGAGTGTGGCACACTGAGCAAGGATGAGCTAAAGGAACTTCTGGAAAAAGAGTTTCGTCCAATTCTGAAG AACCCAGATGATCCAGACACAGTGGATGTTATCATGCACATGCTAGATCGAGATCATGACCGAAGACTGGACTTTACTGAGTTTCTTCTGATGGTATTCAAGCTGGCTATGGCCTGCAACAAGGTTCTCAGCAAGGAATACTGCAAAGCTTCAGGGTCAAAGAAGCATAGGCGTGGTCATCGACaccaaaaggaagaaagtgaaacagaagaggaagaagaagatacACAGGGACGGAAATCAGGTTACAGACATTCAAGTTGGAGTGAGGGAGAGGAGCATGGATATGGTTCTGAGGGCTTAAGGGGAAGTGTGAAACATAGACATGGATCAAACTCCAGGAGGCTGGGAAGGCAAGGTGGTTTATCTAGCTCTGGAAACCAAGAGCAACTTGAGAAAAGACGCCATGGGTCTAGCTCTGGTCATTCATGGAGTAGTGGCAAAGAAAGACATGGCTCCAGCTCTGGAGAActggaggaaagaagaaacaagtcATATGTTAGCCCCTCTAGGGAATCTGAGAAGGAATATGAATCTGGATCTGAATCAAAGAGTGGGAGAAGGAAAGGTCATAGCAGTCTATCACATGGATTGGATGCTAGTGGGCACAAATCAAACTCTACTCAGTCAAGAAAGAGTGGAGGACAAAAGCTTGGATCTAGCTCTAGAGGTTCAGGAGACAAGGGAAGCCAAAACTATGCATGTGGTTCCAGCAATTCAGGTGGGTGTGGAAAGCCACAAAATGCTTCTAGTTCTTGTCAGGAAGGTAGATTTGGAGGGCAAGGAAATCAATCTAGCTGTACCCAATCAGGTTATCAATCAGGAAGTAGTGGAGGACAAGATCATGGATGTATTTCAGGAGGTCAGTCCTCTGGATATTGTGAACATGAGCCTAGATCCTGTAGCCAGTCTTCTAGTCAGAGAAAATATGGATCTAGAGCATGTGGTCAAACACAGAATGGTGGAAGACAACAGAGAACAGGTTCAAATCAGTCCTGTTGCTGTGAACAATATGGGTCTGAAACAAGTCAGTCTTCTAGTTATGGTCAACATGGATCTGGTTCTTGTGGACACTTTTCAAACTCTCATCAAAAAGGGTCTGGTTCAAATGGATTTTCTAAATGTGGACAATATGGGTCTGGCTCTGGGCAGTCCTCTAGCTTTGGACAACATGAGTCAGGCTCAGGTCAATCCTCTGGCTGTGGACATGGCTCTGGCTCATGTCAGTCCTCTGGCTTTGGCCAGCATGGGTCTGGCTCAGGTCAATCCTCTGGTTTATGTCAACATGGGTCTGGCTCAGGACAGTCCTCTGGCTTTGGACAACATGGGTCTGGCTCAGGTCAATCCTCTGGCTGTGGACATGGCTCTGGCTCATGTCAGTCCTCTGGCTTTGGCCAGCATGGGTCTGGCTCAGGTCAATACTCTGGTTTAGGTCAGCATGTATCTAGCTCAGCACAGTCCTCTGGCTTTGGACAACATGGGTCTGGTTCAGGTCAGTACTCTGGTTTAGGTCAGCATGGGTCTGGCTCAGGGCAGTCCTCTGGCTTTGGACAACATGGGTCTGGCTCAGGTCAGTCCTCTGGTTTTGGCCAGCATGGGTCTGGCTCAGGACGGTCCTCTGGCTTTGGACAACATGGGTCTAGCTCAGGTCAGTCCTCTGGCTTTGGACAACATGGGTCTGGCTCAGGTCAGTCTTCCAGTTTTGGTCAGCATGGGTCAGGCACTGGACAGTCCTCTGGTTTTTCCTCTGGTTTTGGACAAAATTGCTCTGGCTCAGAAATGTCTTCCAGTTCAGGACAGTCCTCTGGCTTTGGACAATGTGGGTCTGGCTCAGGACAGTCCTCTGGTTTTGGACAACATGGGTCTGGTACCCATCAAACTTCTAGCTCAGGACAACATAGATATAGCTCAGGTCAATCCTCCAGCTTTGGATTTGGATCTAGCACACATCAGTCCCCTAGTTTTGGGACTGGCTCAGGTCATTTGTTGGGCTCTGGACAAGAATCTACAGCACGTCAGTCTAGCTATGGTCAACATGGTTCCGGTTCAGGGCAATCCTCAACTTTTGGCAATGGATCTTGCTCAGGCAACTCCTCTAAACCAGATCAACATGAATCTAGCTCAAGAAAGTCATCTAGTAAAAATCAACGTGATTTTAGCTCAATTCAATCCTCTGGCTGTGACAATCAACAAACTAGGGTAGGTGGACAGGAATGCTATGAGACTAGTTCAGGAAAAGGGAGTCAACAATGTAGAAAGTCAAAATCAGATTCAGCTAAaagtcagagaagagaaacagctaAAGGAAGACAGGGAACAACTCATGGACAGTCAGAAGACACCAGTGGATATGCTCAGTCTGGTCATGGACAAACCTCCAGGACAGAATCCAGTATAACTAGTAGGAGTAGTGTTGGAGAGTCAAGTGACAATCAAGGGCACTCAGGAGTCCCACAGGTACACACAGGATCCCCTCAAGATCATTCCGGATCTCAACATAGAGAGTCAGAATCAACGGTTAAAGGGAGACAGGGAACTACCCATAGACAGTCAGGAGATCTAATTGGACATGCCCAGTCAGGTCATGGACAAGCCACCAGGACACAAACCAGTAGGACTGGTAGAAGGGAATCTAGTGGCAGTGAGTCCAGTGACACTGAAAGGCACTCAGGAGtcccacaggcacacacaggaTTCCCTCAAGGTCATTCTGGATCTCAACATGGAGAGTCAGGATCCTCAGTACAAGGGAGACATGGAAGTACTCATGGACACTCAGGAGATACCAGTGGACATGCCCATGCTGACCATGAACAAGCCACCAGGACACAATCCAGTAGGATTGATAGAAGGGAATCCAGTGGCAGTGAGTACAGTGACACTGAAAACCACTCACATgtcccacagacacacacaggatCCCCACATACTCACGCTGGTTCTCAACATCCAGAGTCAGGATCCTCACTACAAAGGAGACAAGGAACAACTCATGGACAATCAAGAGACACCACTGCACATGCCCAGTCTGGTCATGGACAAGCCAGCAGGACACAATCCAGTAGGAGTAGAAGAAGTGAGTCTACTGTCAGTGAGTCCAGTGACTATCAGGGGCACTCAGGAGccccacaggcacacacaggtTCCTCTCACGGTCAG GCTGGATCTCAACATCCAGAACTGGGTTCCACAGTTAAAGGGAGACAGGGAACTCCTCATGGACAGTCCGGAGACACCAGTAGACATGCCCACTCTGGCCATGGACAAGCCACAAAGACACAATCCAGCAGGTTTGGTAGAAGGGAATCTAGTGTCACTGAGTCCAGTGACACTGAAAACGACTCAGGtgtctcacagacacacacaggatCCCCGCATACTCACGCTGGTTCTCAACATCCAGAGTCAGGATCCTCACTACAAAGGAGACAAGGAACAACTCATGGACAATCAAGAGACACCACTGCACATGCCCAGTCTGGTCATGGACAAGCCAGCAGGACACAATCCAGTAGGAGTAGAAGAAGTGAGTCTACTGTCAGTGAGTCCAGTGACTATCAGGGGCACTCAGGAGccccacaggcacacacaggtTCCTCTCATGGTCAGGTTGGATCTCAACATCCAGAACTGGGTTCCACAGTTAAAGGGAGACAGGGAACTCCTCATGGACAGTCTGGAGACACCAGTAGATATGCCCACTCTGGCCATGGACAAGCCAGCAGGACACAATCCAGTAGGACTGGTAGAAGGGAATCTGGTGGCAGTGAGTCCAGTGACACTGAAAGGCACTCAGgaatcccacacacacacacagaatcccCACGTACTCACGCTGGATCTCAACATCCAGAGTCAGGATCCTCACTACAAGGGAGAAAGGAAACTGCTCATAGACAGTCAGGAGACACTACTAGACATGCGCACTCTGGCCATGGACAAGCCACCAGGACACAATCCAGTAGGACTGGTAGAAGGGAAACTAGTGGCAGTGAGTCCAGTGACACTGAAaggcactcaggtgtcccacaggCACACTCAGGATCCTCTCGTGGTCAGGCTGGATCTCAACATGGAGAGTCAGGGTCCTCAGTACAAGGAAGACAGGGAACTACTCATGGACAGTCAGGAGACACCACTACACATGCCCAGTCTGGTCATGGACAAGCCACCAGAACACAATCCAGTAGGACTAGAAGAAGGGGATCTACTGTCAGTGAGTCCAGTGACACTCATGAGCACCTAGGAGTCCCACAGGCACACATAGGATCCCCTCAAAGTCATTCTGGATCTCAACATGGAGAGTCGGGATCCTCAGTACAAGGGAGACAGGGAACTACCCATAGACAGTCAGGAGATACAGGTGGACATGTCCACTCTGGCCATGGTGAAGCCACCAGGACACAATCCAGCAGGACTGGTAGAAGGGAATCTACTGTCAGTGAGTCCAGTGACTCTCAGGGGCACTCAGGAGCCCCACAGGCACACACCGGTTCCCCCCATGGTCAGGCTGGATCTCAACATCCAGAACTGGGTTCCACAGTTAAAGGGAGACAGGGAACACATTATGGACAGTCAGAAGATTTCAGCGCACATGCCCACGCTGGCCATGGACAGGCCACCGGGACACTATCCAGTAGGACTGGTAGAAGGGAATCTGGTGGCAGTGAGTCCAGTGACACTGAAAGGCACTCAGGaatcccacaaacacacacagaatccCCACGTACTCACGCTGGATCTCAACATCCAGAGTCAGGATCCTCACTACACGGGAGAAAGGAAACTGCTCACAGACAGTCAGGAGACACTACTAGACATGCGCACTCTGGCCATGGACAAGCCACCAGGACACAATCCAGTAGGACTGGTAGAAGGGAAACTAGTGGCAGTGAGTCCAGTGACACTGAAaggcactcaggtgtcccacaggCACACTCAGGATCCCCTCGTGGTCAGGCTGGATCTCAACATGGAGAGTCAGGGTCCTCAGCACAAGGAAGACAGGGAACTACTCATGGACAGTCAGGAGACACCACAGGACATGCCGAGTCAGGGCATGGACAAGCCACCAGGACACAATCCAGTAGGACTAGAAGAAGGGGATCTACTGTCAGTGAGTCCAGTGACACTCAGGGGCACTCAGGAGtcccacaggcacacacaggaTCCCCTCAAAGTCATTCTGGATCTCAACATGGAGAGTCGGGATCCTCAGTACAAGGGAGACAGGGAACTACCCATAGACAGTCAGGAGATACAGGTGGACATGTCCACTCTGGCCATGGTGAAGCCACCAGGACACAATCCAGCAGGACTGGTAGAAGGGAATCTACTGTCAGTGAGTCCAGTGACTCTCAGGGGCACTCAGGAGCCCCACAGGCACACACCGGTTCCCCCCATGGTCAGGCTGGATCTCAACATCCAGAACTGGGTTCCACAGTTAAAGGGAGACAGGGAACACATTATGGACAGTCAGAAGATTTCAGCGCACATGCCCACGCTGGCCATGGACAGGCCACCGGGACACTATCCAGTAGGACTGGTAGAAGGGAATCTGGTGGCAGTGAGTCCAGTGACACTGAAAGGCACTCAGGaatcccacaaacacacacagaatccCCACGTACTCACGCTGGATCTCAACATCCAGAGTCAGGATCCTCACTACAAGGGAGAAAGGAAACTGCTCACAGACAGTCAGGAGACACTACTAGATACGCGCACTCTGGCCATGGACAAGCCACCAGGACACAATCCAGTAGGACTGGTAGAAGGGAAACTAGTGGCAGTGAGTCCAGTGACACTGAAaggcactcaggtgtcccacaggCACACTCAGGATCCCCTCGTGGTCAGGCTGGATCTCAACATGGAGAGTCAGGGTCCTCAGCACAAGGAAGACAGGGAACTACTCATGGACAGTCAGGAGACACCACTACACATACCGAGTCTGGTCATGGACAAGCCACCAGAACACAATCCAGTAGGACTAGAAGAAGAGGATCTACTGTCAGTGAATCCAATGACACTCAGGGGCACTTAAAAGTCCCAAATGCACATGCAGGATCCCCTCAAGGTCATTCTGAATCTCAACATGGAGAGTTGGGATCAACAGTTAAAGGAAGACAGGGAACAACTCATAGACTTTCAGGAGACACCAGTGGGCATGCCCAGTCTGGCCATGGACAAGCCACCAGAACACAATCCAGTAGGACTAGAAGAAGGGGATATAGTGGCAGTGAGTCCAGTGACACTCAGGGGCATTCAGGAGTCCCACAGGTACACTCAGGATCTCCCCATGGGCAGGCTGGATCTCAACATGGAGAGTCAGATTCCACCACCAAAGAGAGACAGGAATATACTCATAAACATTCAGAGGACACCAGTGGACATGCCGAATCTGTTCATGGACAAGCTACTAGGACACAATCCAGTAGGGCTAGAAGAAGGGGATCTACTCTCAGTGAGTCCAGTGACACTCAGGGGTACTCAGGAGCCCCACAGATACACTCAGGTTCCCTCCATGGCCAGGTTGGATCTGAACATCCAGAGTCAGAATCCACAATTAAAAGGAGACAGGTCACTACTAATAGACAGTCAGAGGACACCACTGGTAATCCTTATTCTGGTCATGGACAAGCCACCAGGACAGAATCCAGTAGGAGTAAAAGAAAGGGATTTAGTGGCACTGAGTCTAGTGACACTGAAAGACATTCAGGAGTCCCACTGACCCATACAGGATCCCCTCATGGTCATACTGGATCTTTACATGGAGAGTTAGGATCCACAATTAGAAGGAGACAGGGAAGTACTCATGGACATTCAAGAGGCAACAGTGGACATTCTGGGTCCAGTCATACACAGTCACATGATACTCATAGGCTGTCTAAGGATAACATAAGTAAACAGTCACATAGCATTCATCACCAATCTAGAGTGAGTCATTCTCAATCACAACATAGTGGAAAACAAAGACATGGATCAGATCAAGGATGGAAACATGGCAGTTATGGAAGTGCAGAATATGACTATGGGCAGTCTGGGTATGGACCTTCTGGGGGCAGCAGAACAAGCAGCCGAAATTCTAGCCCTTTAAGGTCATTGGATAGAGCTGAAAACAATCAAGTGTCTACACATGGACAATCATTTTCTAGGCCTGACCATACAGGATCAAAAGCAATTGAAATAATCGGAAGACAAAGGTCAAGTCATGGACAGTCAATTGATTCCCACAATAAGTCTGGATCCAGTGTAAATAGAAGGCAGGGATCTTTTCATGGGCATTCAATAGTAAGTCATGAATCATCAATTGACACCCATGTTCAATTTGGAAGGGAGGGATCTACTACTCGTAGGCAGTCAAGCAACCATTCTGTATCCAGCCATGGACAATTCATATCAGCTCGCAGCCATCCAGAGTCTAATTCAACCTTAAGGCAGGATTTTCATAGTGATAATAAAGAGCATTCAGAAGATTGGGGGAAACAGATTCATGAACCATCAGGATCTAGGCATGGACAGTCTGAATTCAATATTATTAGTATCCATAGATCCAACCAGCAGCATTTGGCAGATACAACTTCTCATGAGCAGGTAAGATACAACACATGTTTAGTAAGACAGGGATCAAGTAATAGAAAATCAGGGGACATCCAGGGTCAATCTGGATTCAGCACTAATGAAAGCCGAGTAGATAGCCATGACCAATCAAGTGACAGCTATGGGAAGTCAAGTAATAGCAGAAGTCAAGGAATCATTTTCAGTCACTCTCATGATAGCCAAGACCCTGCAGGAATTGAAGAATATGGTCCAACCATGTGGAGTGGGGACAGGCAAAAGCAAGGTCCCGAATCAAGTTTATTTAGAAGCACCAGAATATATAGTCAAAATGTGGATGATAAGCAGACAAGAAACACTGAGGCCAGAGGTTGCCATAAAAGGGAGAGAACAGACTCAGGTTCCTGTTATTTAGATAGCAACACTCCACTCTATGAATATGTCCAAGAACAAAGGTGTTATTACATTGAATAA